From a single Nocardioides sp. dk884 genomic region:
- a CDS encoding acyl-CoA dehydrogenase family protein, translating to MTTETVEEFEARARAWAAENLPPEDPDNPPHFEDDLEDWSRQRELQKKVWEGGFAGICFPQEYGGLGLSTAYQEAYGRAIHGYQTPTRLNLPTFAIVAPVILDHGTEEQKQKYVRGALMGDVILSQFFSEPKGGSDLAGVITRAERDGDTWVLNGNKIWSTAAYGADYGICLARTDWDAPKHRGLSMFMVPIKEQAGFTLNRIRMVTADSDFCEEFFEDLVLPADALVGEVNDGWTVASRQLVYERTAVGGGSQYTQGPRMPRPQNHDVQSPAELAKSLGKQDDPYVQDRVGLAHTYEVIHGQINHRVGQAMRRGALPPPAASIMRLFHAESMWTTRDVMMDVAGGLAVAPNGHYAGAITNGVEDYLMRQSASLGGGSTEMARNLISERVLGMPREYAADRDVPFREVRQGR from the coding sequence ATGACGACTGAGACCGTCGAGGAGTTCGAGGCCCGGGCCCGCGCCTGGGCTGCGGAGAACCTGCCCCCGGAAGACCCTGACAACCCGCCCCACTTCGAGGACGACCTCGAGGACTGGAGCCGTCAGCGTGAGCTGCAGAAGAAGGTGTGGGAGGGCGGCTTCGCCGGCATCTGCTTCCCGCAGGAGTACGGCGGACTCGGCCTGTCGACCGCCTACCAGGAGGCTTACGGCCGGGCGATCCACGGCTATCAGACCCCGACGCGGCTCAACCTCCCGACGTTCGCCATCGTCGCGCCGGTCATCCTCGACCACGGCACCGAGGAGCAGAAGCAGAAGTACGTCCGCGGGGCGCTCATGGGCGACGTCATCTTGTCGCAGTTCTTCTCCGAGCCCAAGGGCGGCAGCGACCTGGCCGGCGTGATCACCCGCGCCGAGCGCGACGGCGACACCTGGGTGCTGAACGGCAACAAGATCTGGTCGACGGCGGCGTACGGCGCCGACTACGGCATCTGCCTGGCGCGCACCGACTGGGACGCACCGAAGCACCGCGGCCTGTCGATGTTCATGGTGCCGATCAAGGAGCAGGCCGGATTCACGCTCAACCGGATCCGGATGGTCACGGCCGACTCCGACTTCTGCGAGGAGTTCTTCGAGGACCTGGTCCTGCCTGCGGACGCGCTCGTCGGCGAGGTGAACGACGGCTGGACGGTCGCCTCGCGACAGCTGGTCTACGAACGCACCGCTGTCGGGGGCGGGTCGCAGTACACGCAGGGTCCGCGCATGCCGCGGCCGCAGAACCACGACGTCCAGTCGCCGGCCGAGCTGGCGAAGAGCCTGGGCAAGCAGGACGACCCCTATGTGCAGGACCGGGTGGGGCTGGCCCACACCTACGAGGTGATCCACGGGCAGATCAACCACCGGGTCGGCCAGGCGATGCGCCGGGGCGCCCTGCCGCCGCCGGCCGCCTCGATCATGCGCCTGTTCCACGCGGAGAGCATGTGGACCACCCGCGACGTGATGATGGACGTCGCCGGGGGACTGGCGGTCGCTCCGAACGGTCACTACGCCGGCGCGATCACGAACGGGGTCGAGGACTACCTGATGCGCCAGAGCGCGTCCCTCGGTGGCGGTTCGACGGAGATGGCCCGCAACCTCATCAGCGAGCGGGTGCTCGGCATGCCGCGGGAGTACGCCGCGGACCGCGACGTCCCGTTCCGTGAGGTGCGGCAGGGGCGGTAG
- a CDS encoding class I adenylate-forming enzyme family protein gives MDLLTLLEMTAGGMGERVLLGRRQDGLTAQALRDRSAAAGVLFAGKDAEKVLYLGGNGPAFAIALFGAAAAHKPFLPLNYRLADEQLEEILRRHTGLLIAEDTKRARTLAPAATEVISTDDVLAILSDPDAPIIPADIEDIAVLLMTSGTTAAPKSAVLRHHHLTSYVMQTVEFAGADEQDATIVSVPPYHIAAVANLLSNLYAGRRIVYLDRFTAEDWVDIVTEEAITNAMVVPTMLARIVRHLEETGRKGPATLKGLSYGGAKVPPTVLEAALALFPTTGFVNAYGLTETSSSIAVLGPEDHRAALAATDPRERARIGSVGRVLPGVEATIRDSAGNEVPANTPGEIYVRGAQVAGEYLEQGSKLVGEGWFPTRDRGWLDEEGFLFVEGRADDTIIRGGENIAPAEIEDVLVRHDAVLEVCVAGVPDEEWGNAIAVFVVVKDGRTCTEDEIKAFARGHLRGSKTPDRVYFLPELPATPTGKILRKDLVASVS, from the coding sequence GTGGATCTGCTGACACTTCTCGAAATGACCGCCGGCGGGATGGGCGAGCGCGTCCTGCTCGGCCGCCGCCAGGACGGCCTCACTGCCCAGGCGCTGCGCGACCGGTCCGCCGCCGCGGGGGTGCTGTTCGCCGGGAAGGACGCGGAGAAGGTTCTCTATCTCGGTGGCAACGGCCCCGCGTTCGCGATTGCGCTGTTCGGCGCGGCCGCCGCCCACAAGCCCTTCCTGCCGTTGAACTACCGGCTCGCCGACGAGCAGCTCGAGGAGATCCTGCGCCGCCACACCGGCCTGCTCATCGCCGAGGACACCAAGCGCGCGCGCACCCTCGCGCCCGCCGCCACCGAGGTCATCAGCACCGACGACGTCCTCGCGATCCTCTCCGACCCGGACGCACCGATCATCCCGGCGGACATCGAGGACATCGCGGTGCTGCTGATGACCTCCGGCACGACCGCCGCGCCGAAGAGCGCCGTGCTGCGCCACCACCACCTGACGTCCTACGTCATGCAGACCGTGGAGTTCGCCGGCGCCGACGAGCAGGACGCGACGATCGTGTCAGTGCCGCCGTACCACATCGCGGCGGTCGCCAACCTGCTGTCGAACCTGTACGCCGGGCGGCGCATCGTCTACCTCGACCGATTCACGGCCGAGGACTGGGTGGACATCGTCACCGAGGAGGCGATCACCAACGCGATGGTCGTGCCGACGATGCTCGCCCGCATCGTGCGTCATCTCGAGGAGACCGGGCGCAAGGGCCCCGCGACACTGAAGGGCCTGTCCTACGGCGGCGCCAAGGTCCCGCCGACGGTCCTCGAGGCAGCGCTCGCCCTGTTCCCCACCACCGGGTTCGTGAATGCCTACGGGCTCACGGAGACGTCATCGTCGATCGCGGTCCTCGGTCCTGAGGACCACCGTGCGGCACTCGCGGCGACCGATCCGAGGGAACGCGCCCGGATCGGCTCGGTCGGCCGAGTGCTTCCCGGCGTGGAGGCCACCATCCGCGACTCGGCCGGCAACGAGGTCCCGGCAAACACGCCCGGCGAGATCTACGTCCGCGGCGCCCAGGTCGCCGGCGAGTACCTGGAGCAGGGCTCCAAGCTCGTCGGGGAGGGCTGGTTCCCGACCCGCGATCGCGGCTGGCTGGATGAGGAGGGCTTCCTCTTCGTCGAGGGTCGGGCGGACGACACGATCATCCGGGGCGGGGAGAACATCGCACCCGCGGAGATCGAGGACGTGCTGGTCCGTCACGACGCCGTGCTCGAGGTCTGCGTCGCCGGCGTCCCCGACGAGGAGTGGGGCAACGCGATCGCCGTCTTCGTCGTGGTGAAGGACGGCAGGACCTGCACCGAGGACGAGATCAAGGCGTTCGCGCGTGGGCACCTGCGCGGCTCGAAGACGCCCGACCGCGTCTACTTCCTGCCCGAGCTCCCGGCCACGCCGACCGGCAAGATCCTGCGCAAGGACCTGGTCGCCAGCGTGAGCTGA
- a CDS encoding carboxyl transferase domain-containing protein encodes MAQRWSARQLIELVLDAGSFESWDSPVDTSGLSEDYCAELAAASLKAGTDESVLTGRGLVRGRPVVVVLNEFAFLAGSIGRTSANRIVEAIRRATALGLPVLASTASGGTRMQEGTPAFVRMMDISRAVMEHRSAGLPYLVHLRHPTTGGVYASWGSLGHVTVAEPGALVGFLGPKVFEALEGHSFPQGVQVAENLAAKGVIDAVVAAADLPDVVDRALAVLLDPPVPSVLARRTGRPDAGLSAWSAISATRADGRIGVRDLLRQAGDSIVRLSGTDTGERDASVLTVLARVDGEPCVLIGQDRSRQGSGSRMGPAALRQALRAMALAEELGLPLVTVIDTPGADLSVRAEEGAIAGEIARCLGAMARMKVPTVAVILGQGCGGGALALLAAKRVIATERAWLTPLPPEGASVIVHGDITHAAAMAEQQRVRAVDLLADGAVHRVVPEPVGDSVPELAAAVGAEIAHALRSLRRQPVSR; translated from the coding sequence ATGGCACAGCGTTGGAGTGCTCGCCAGCTGATCGAGCTCGTCCTCGATGCGGGCTCGTTCGAGTCCTGGGACTCGCCCGTCGACACCTCCGGCTTGTCGGAGGACTACTGCGCTGAGCTCGCCGCCGCCTCCCTCAAGGCGGGTACTGACGAGTCGGTCCTCACGGGCCGGGGCCTGGTGCGGGGGCGGCCGGTCGTCGTGGTCCTGAACGAGTTCGCCTTCCTGGCCGGTTCGATCGGCAGGACGTCGGCGAACCGGATCGTCGAGGCGATCCGGCGCGCGACGGCGCTCGGGCTGCCGGTGCTGGCAAGTACCGCCTCCGGGGGGACGCGGATGCAGGAGGGTACGCCGGCGTTCGTGCGGATGATGGACATATCTCGGGCGGTGATGGAGCACCGGTCGGCGGGGCTTCCGTACCTCGTGCACCTGCGTCACCCGACGACGGGCGGGGTGTATGCCTCATGGGGCTCGTTGGGGCACGTCACGGTCGCCGAGCCCGGGGCGCTGGTCGGCTTCCTCGGACCCAAGGTCTTCGAGGCCCTCGAGGGCCATTCGTTCCCTCAGGGGGTCCAGGTGGCGGAGAACCTTGCCGCCAAGGGCGTGATCGACGCGGTGGTGGCGGCTGCTGACCTGCCTGACGTGGTCGACCGCGCGCTCGCGGTGCTCCTGGACCCTCCGGTTCCCTCCGTGTTGGCACGGCGCACCGGTCGACCGGATGCGGGCCTCTCGGCCTGGTCGGCGATCAGCGCCACGCGAGCGGATGGCCGGATCGGTGTTCGTGACCTGCTGCGGCAGGCCGGGGACTCCATTGTGCGCCTCTCGGGCACGGACACGGGGGAGCGTGACGCCTCGGTGCTGACGGTCCTCGCTCGCGTCGACGGTGAGCCGTGCGTCCTTATCGGTCAGGACCGCTCGAGACAGGGGTCCGGCTCCCGGATGGGCCCCGCAGCGCTGCGACAGGCCCTCCGTGCGATGGCGCTCGCCGAGGAGCTCGGCCTCCCGCTGGTGACGGTCATCGACACCCCGGGGGCCGACCTCTCCGTGCGGGCGGAGGAGGGTGCGATCGCCGGCGAGATCGCTCGTTGCCTCGGCGCCATGGCGAGGATGAAGGTGCCGACCGTGGCGGTGATCCTCGGTCAGGGCTGCGGCGGTGGCGCGCTGGCACTGCTGGCCGCGAAGCGGGTCATCGCCACGGAGCGGGCCTGGCTCACGCCGTTGCCGCCGGAGGGAGCGAGTGTCATCGTCCACGGCGACATCACGCACGCAGCCGCCATGGCTGAGCAGCAGCGGGTCCGCGCCGTCGACCTGCTCGCAGACGGCGCCGTCCACCGGGTGGTTCCCGAGCCGGTCGGTGACAGCGTCCCCGAGCTGGCCGCAGCCGTCGGGGCGGAGATCGCCCACGCCCTGCGCAGCCTGCGCAGGCAGCCGGTCTCGCGCTGA
- a CDS encoding alpha/beta hydrolase: protein MPIEIHELRVPTPGPAGQPWELAATVFLPAPSALPAGPNLLALIPGAGYSRGYFNLPVPGASQAMYHAGRGNIIVTIDPLGAGDSSPAQDATAADAAAALDAAVHQVVGGLGAGTLIPGLGPVAIGATAGVGHSLGGHLVTVTQAEHGTFKGVGLLGCSVLGTRFPLAGGGSTDSPAEADFTYAFHWGSVPEVDPTAEPTDLASLAGIDVALGLPVRHDDAPWVSRSIPGYVSELLGASAVRAGDIEAEVLLAVGDRDVTHPIEEEAAAFASAHVDTFVLRESAHQHNFAATSEELWKVVDTFVHHSSTFDRRVQSTEFAGRFQAATEDEAE, encoded by the coding sequence ATGCCCATTGAGATCCACGAGCTCCGCGTGCCCACGCCCGGCCCCGCCGGGCAGCCCTGGGAGCTCGCCGCGACCGTCTTCCTCCCGGCTCCGTCGGCGTTGCCCGCCGGTCCCAACCTGCTTGCGCTGATCCCCGGTGCGGGCTACAGCCGCGGCTACTTCAACCTGCCGGTGCCGGGTGCGAGCCAGGCGATGTACCACGCGGGCCGCGGCAACATCATCGTGACGATCGACCCGCTCGGTGCCGGCGACAGCAGCCCGGCCCAGGACGCCACGGCGGCAGACGCGGCCGCCGCGCTCGACGCGGCGGTCCACCAGGTCGTGGGTGGCCTCGGGGCCGGGACGCTCATCCCCGGCCTGGGGCCCGTGGCCATCGGTGCCACCGCCGGGGTGGGCCATTCCTTGGGGGGCCACCTGGTGACCGTGACGCAGGCCGAGCACGGAACTTTCAAGGGTGTCGGCCTGCTCGGGTGTAGCGTCCTCGGCACTCGGTTCCCGCTCGCTGGCGGCGGGTCGACGGACTCACCGGCGGAGGCCGACTTCACCTACGCCTTCCACTGGGGTTCGGTCCCGGAGGTCGACCCGACCGCCGAGCCGACGGATCTCGCGTCCCTCGCGGGGATCGATGTCGCGCTCGGGCTGCCGGTCCGTCACGACGACGCGCCCTGGGTGAGCCGATCGATCCCGGGTTACGTGTCGGAGCTGCTCGGGGCGTCCGCCGTCCGGGCCGGCGACATCGAGGCCGAGGTGCTGCTCGCCGTCGGTGACCGCGACGTCACGCACCCGATCGAGGAGGAGGCGGCGGCGTTCGCCAGTGCGCACGTCGACACCTTCGTGCTGCGTGAATCGGCCCACCAGCACAACTTCGCCGCGACCAGCGAGGAGCTCTGGAAGGTGGTCGACACCTTCGTCCACCACTCCTCGACGTTCGATCGTCGGGTCCAGTCCACCGAGTTCGCGGGCCGGTTCCAGGCCGCCACCGAGGACGAGGCGGAGTAG
- a CDS encoding alpha/beta fold hydrolase, translating into MTVTEKPPVVLVHGMGSTFEHNWRRHGWVDMLEAEGRAVVGFDLPGHGRSPGLTDATDTGVGRLLQLCESYGEVDLVAFSAGSVLSLSAAVRRPELFRRLVFLGLADTQLRVTRESMRAGANDLDSPVMRSVRRAAERAGNDVATVLDWARRAEAPPRFADLARVTAPVLLVLGERDFLGEPDELLASLPQAQLVTLRDTDHFATTSQFEAKLVVLDFLMA; encoded by the coding sequence ATGACCGTGACCGAGAAGCCGCCAGTCGTTCTGGTCCACGGCATGGGCAGCACCTTCGAGCACAACTGGCGACGGCACGGCTGGGTCGACATGCTCGAGGCGGAGGGGCGGGCGGTGGTCGGGTTCGACCTGCCCGGTCACGGACGCTCCCCCGGCCTCACCGACGCCACCGACACCGGCGTCGGGCGCCTCCTACAGCTGTGCGAGTCCTACGGCGAGGTGGACCTCGTCGCCTTCTCGGCCGGCTCGGTGCTGAGCCTGAGTGCCGCCGTACGCCGCCCGGAGCTCTTCCGGCGACTGGTGTTCCTCGGCCTGGCCGACACCCAGCTCCGGGTGACGCGGGAGTCGATGCGCGCCGGCGCGAACGACCTGGACTCCCCCGTGATGCGGAGCGTGCGACGAGCGGCGGAGCGAGCGGGGAACGACGTCGCAACAGTCCTGGACTGGGCGCGCCGCGCGGAGGCGCCACCTCGCTTCGCCGACCTCGCGCGGGTCACCGCGCCGGTCCTCCTGGTGCTGGGCGAACGGGACTTCCTGGGCGAGCCGGACGAGCTCCTGGCGTCGTTGCCACAGGCGCAGCTGGTCACCCTGCGAGACACCGACCACTTCGCCACCACGTCGCAGTTCGAAGCGAAGCTCGTCGTGCTCGACTTCTTGATGGCGTGA